From Streptomyces asiaticus, one genomic window encodes:
- a CDS encoding amidohydrolase family protein, whose protein sequence is MTYIALEEAFIIPELFSRQPSSPQKIQVSDQYVKDWGRRLGDFEEYRLPDMDAHGIDIQVLSLSVPGIQADTDAGAAVDNARFANDFLAQTIARHPTRFRGFAALPLQDPAAAVTELQRCVEQLGFKGALVNDHTQGRYLDDPAYEELWSALEELRVPLYLHPGSLPCDDWHVMRGRPEMYGASWSWQAETGGHAMRLIYAGVFDRHPAATLILGHLGEFLPFQRSRMDSRYRSLRVDEPLQRMPSQYFGSNILITTSGVLAPEAVQAAVLTIGADAVMFAVDYPYEVTADAVASIEKADLPSQVKEKVAHLNARRVLRI, encoded by the coding sequence ATGACCTACATCGCGTTGGAAGAAGCTTTCATCATCCCGGAGTTGTTCTCGCGCCAACCCTCGTCGCCCCAGAAGATCCAGGTCAGCGACCAGTACGTCAAGGACTGGGGACGACGCCTGGGTGACTTTGAGGAGTACCGTCTTCCCGACATGGACGCACACGGCATCGACATTCAGGTCCTGTCGCTGAGCGTCCCCGGCATCCAAGCCGACACCGACGCCGGCGCCGCCGTCGACAACGCCCGGTTTGCCAACGACTTCCTCGCCCAGACCATCGCCCGCCACCCCACCCGCTTCAGGGGGTTCGCCGCCCTGCCCCTGCAGGACCCTGCCGCCGCCGTGACCGAACTCCAACGCTGCGTCGAGCAGCTCGGATTCAAAGGTGCCTTGGTCAACGACCACACGCAGGGCCGATACCTGGACGACCCCGCATATGAGGAACTGTGGAGCGCGTTGGAAGAGCTCCGTGTGCCGTTGTATCTGCACCCCGGCTCGCTGCCCTGCGACGACTGGCACGTGATGCGCGGACGGCCCGAGATGTACGGGGCCAGCTGGAGCTGGCAGGCCGAAACCGGCGGCCACGCCATGCGGCTGATCTATGCCGGAGTGTTCGACCGGCACCCCGCCGCAACCCTGATCCTCGGGCACCTCGGCGAGTTCCTGCCGTTCCAACGCTCCCGCATGGACTCGCGCTACCGCTCGCTCCGGGTCGACGAACCGCTCCAGCGGATGCCGTCGCAGTACTTCGGGAGCAACATCCTGATCACCACGAGCGGGGTACTGGCCCCGGAGGCCGTACAAGCCGCCGTGCTGACCATCGGGGCCGACGCGGTCATGTTCGCGGTCGACTACCCGTACGAGGTTACGGCCGACGCGGTGGCCTCGATCGAGAAGGCTGACCTTCCATCCCAGGTGAAGGAGAAGGTTGCCCATCTGAACGCCAGACGTGTGCTGCGCATCTGA